A single window of Nicotiana sylvestris chromosome 5, ASM39365v2, whole genome shotgun sequence DNA harbors:
- the LOC138869482 gene encoding uncharacterized protein produces the protein MITTNELNYSPIEKLCLALVFSIQKLKHYFQAHGVRLVSRANPIKFVMSKNILSDRLARWYLYFQQFEIVYIPHKVIKGQALAKFLANHPIPDDWELSDELPDEDATIIKVQPPWKMYFDGSTHCRGAGAGVVFVTSRGEVLPYSFTLMQLFSNNVVEYQALILRLEMVVEMKQLELQVFGDSQLVINQILVLPPNEGENEENELEHLVVVSKAEKEEWRQPIIHYLSYGILPENPRRRTKIRRRAPFFLYYKDTLCRRSFEGVFLRCLGEDEALQDLQEASGAEVVALKEVKKENVASFIQVYIIYCFCIPRYITTDNGNPFDNRLMNKICELFGFKQRNSSMYNIVVYGLTEAFNKTLCNLLKKVISKSKRGKFTSKWDGPYVVQEAYSSGAYKLVDADGMRIGPINGKFLKKYYP, from the exons ATGATTACAACAAATGAGCTGAATTATTCGCCAATCGAAAAGTTATGTTTGGCACTAGTATTCTcaatccaaaagttgaagcactactttcaagctcatggaGTTCGTCTTGTTTCTagagcaaatcccatcaagttcgtaATGTCAAAAAATatccttagtgatcgactagcaaggtggtacctctattttcaacaatttgaaattgTGTACATCCCTCATAAGGTTATAAAAGGACAAGCGTTAGCAAAATTCTTAGCAAATCACCCTATACCTGATGATTGGGAGCTAAGtgatgaactacctgatgaggacgcaaCAATCATTAAGgttcaacctccatggaagatgtactttgatggttctACACATTGCAGAGGAGCTGGTgctggcgtagtatttgtcacttctcGAGGTGAAGTTTTGCCCTACTCTTTTACGTTGATGCAACTTTTCTCTAACAATGTTGTTGagtatcaagcattaatactCAGGCTTGAAATGGTTGTCGAAATGAAGCAGTTggaattgcaagtctttggtgactctcaGTTAGTGATCAACCAGATtttag TACTACCACCAAATGAGggtgaaaatgaagaaaatgaactcGAGCATCTTGTCGTTGTTTCTAAGGCTGAGAAGGAAGAATGGCGACAACCTATTATCCATTACTTAAGCTAcgggatacttccagaaaatccgagGAGAAGGACTAAAATCCGCCGTCGTGCACCTTtcttcctttactacaaagataccCTATGCAGAAGATCATTCGAGGGAGTATTCTTGCGATGCTTAGGGGAAGATGAAGCACTCCAAGATTTGCAAGAAGCTTCTGGG GCTGAAGTTGTTGCACTTAAGGaggtaaaaaaggaaaatgttgcaagtttcatccaaGTATACATTATTTATTGCTTTtgcattcctcgttacataacAACGGATAATGGCAATCCATTCGACAATAgattgatgaacaagatttgtgaactctttggcttcaagcaacgtaactcttctatgtacaatattgTCGTCTATGGTCTAACcgaggcattcaacaagactctatgcaacttgttaaagaaagtcatctccaaatccaaacgag gaaagttcacttcaaaatgggatgggccatatgtcgtgcaagaagcttattcaagtggagcctacaagctggttgatgcagatggcatgagaatcggccctatcaatggcaagtttttgaagaagtattatccttga